The following are encoded together in the Cervus elaphus chromosome 23, mCerEla1.1, whole genome shotgun sequence genome:
- the ADRM1 gene encoding proteasomal ubiquitin receptor ADRM1 isoform X3 translates to MHRMTTSGALFPSLVPGSRGSSNKYLVEFRAGKMSLKGTTVTPDKRKGLVYIQQTDDSLIHFCWKDRTSGNVEDEPKTDQDEEHCRKVNEYLNNPPMPGALGASGSGGHELSALGGEGGLQSLLGNMSHSQLMQLIGPAGLGGLGGLGALTGPGLASLLGSGGPPASSSSSSSRSQSAAVTPSSTTSSTRATPAPSAPAAASATSPSPAPSSGDGASTAASPAQPIQLSDLQSILATMSVPAGPGSGQQVDLASVLTPEIMAPILANADVQERLLPYLPSGESLPQTAEEIQNTLTSPQFQQALGMFSAALASGQLGPLMCQFGLPAEAVEAANKGDVEAFAKAMQNSASPEQQEGDGKDKKDEEEDMSLD, encoded by the exons ATGCACAG GATGACGACTTCAGGAGCTCTGTTTCCAAGCCTGGTGCCAGGCTCCCGTGGGTCCTCCAACAAGTATTTGGTGGAGTTTCGGGCCGGAAAAATGTCATTAAAAGGAACTACCGTCACCCCAGATAAACGGAAAGGGCTTGTGTACATTCAGCAGACGGATGACTCCCTCATTCACTTTTGCTGGAAAGACAGGACATCGGGGAACGTGGAGGAT GAGCCCAAGACGGACCAGGATGAGGAGCACTGCCGGAAGGTCAACGAGTATCTGAACAACCCGCCGATGCCCGGAGCCCTGGGGGCGAGTGGGAGCGGAGGCCATGAGCTGTCTGCGCTGGGCG GGGAGGGTGGCCTGCAGAGCCTGCTGGGGAAcatgagccacagccagctcatGCAGCTCATCGGACCTGCCGGCCTCGGAGGACTGG GTGGCCTGGGGGCCCTGACTGGGCCAGGCCTGGCCAGCTTACTGGGGAGCGGAGGGCCTCCGGCAAGCAGCTCTTCGTCCAG CTCCCGGAGCCAGTCAGCAGCGGTCACCCcgtcctccaccacctcctccacTCGCGCCACCCCAGCCCCTTCCGCTCCAGCAGCTGCCTCAGCGACCAGCCCGAGCCCCGCACCCAGCTCAGGTGACGGAGCCAGCACAGCAGCCAGCCCCGCCCAGCCCATCCAGCTCAGCGACCTGCAGAGCATCCTGGCCACCATGAGTGTGCCGGCCGGGCCGGGAAGCGGCCAGCAAG TTGACCTGGCCAGCGTGCTGACACCGGAGATCATGGCCCCCATCCTTGCCAACGCGGATGTCCAGGAGCGCCTGCTGCCGTACCTGCCATCAGGGGAGTCCCTGCCGCAAACCGCGGAGGAGATCCAGAACACGCTGACCTCACCCCAGTTCCAGCAG GCCCTCGGCATGTTCAGTGCGGCCTTGGCCTCGGGGCAGCTGGGCCCCCTCATGTGCCAGTTTGGGCTGCCCGCGGAGGCTGTGGAGGCCGCCAACAAGGGTG
- the ADRM1 gene encoding proteasomal ubiquitin receptor ADRM1 isoform X2 → MTTSGALFPSLVPGSRGSSNKYLVEFRAGKMSLKGTTVTPDKRKGLVYIQQTDDSLIHFCWKDRTSGNVEDDLIIFPDDCEFKRVPQCPSGRVYVLKFKAGSKRLFFWMQEPKTDQDEEHCRKVNEYLNNPPMPGALGASGSGGHELSALGGEGGLQSLLGNMSHSQLMQLIGPAGLGGLGGLGALTGPGLASLLGSGGPPASSSSSSSRSQSAAVTPSSTTSSTRATPAPSAPAAASATSPSPAPSSGDGASTAASPAQPIQLSDLQSILATMSVPAGPGSGQQVDLASVLTPEIMAPILANADVQERLLPYLPSGESLPQTAEEIQNTLTSPQFQQALGMFSAALASGQLGPLMCQFGLPAEAVEAANKGDVEAFAKAMQNSASPEQQEGDGKDKKDEEEDMSLD, encoded by the exons ATGACGACTTCAGGAGCTCTGTTTCCAAGCCTGGTGCCAGGCTCCCGTGGGTCCTCCAACAAGTATTTGGTGGAGTTTCGGGCCGGAAAAATGTCATTAAAAGGAACTACCGTCACCCCAGATAAACGGAAAGGGCTTGTGTACATTCAGCAGACGGATGACTCCCTCATTCACTTTTGCTGGAAAGACAGGACATCGGGGAACGTGGAGGAT GATCTGATCATCTTCCCCGATGACTGTGAGTTCAAGCGCGTGCCACAGTGCCCCAGCGGGAGGGTCTACGTGCTCAAGTTTAAGGCAGGGTCCAAACGACTCTTCTTCTGGATGCAG GAGCCCAAGACGGACCAGGATGAGGAGCACTGCCGGAAGGTCAACGAGTATCTGAACAACCCGCCGATGCCCGGAGCCCTGGGGGCGAGTGGGAGCGGAGGCCATGAGCTGTCTGCGCTGGGCG GGGAGGGTGGCCTGCAGAGCCTGCTGGGGAAcatgagccacagccagctcatGCAGCTCATCGGACCTGCCGGCCTCGGAGGACTGG GTGGCCTGGGGGCCCTGACTGGGCCAGGCCTGGCCAGCTTACTGGGGAGCGGAGGGCCTCCGGCAAGCAGCTCTTCGTCCAG CTCCCGGAGCCAGTCAGCAGCGGTCACCCcgtcctccaccacctcctccacTCGCGCCACCCCAGCCCCTTCCGCTCCAGCAGCTGCCTCAGCGACCAGCCCGAGCCCCGCACCCAGCTCAGGTGACGGAGCCAGCACAGCAGCCAGCCCCGCCCAGCCCATCCAGCTCAGCGACCTGCAGAGCATCCTGGCCACCATGAGTGTGCCGGCCGGGCCGGGAAGCGGCCAGCAAG TTGACCTGGCCAGCGTGCTGACACCGGAGATCATGGCCCCCATCCTTGCCAACGCGGATGTCCAGGAGCGCCTGCTGCCGTACCTGCCATCAGGGGAGTCCCTGCCGCAAACCGCGGAGGAGATCCAGAACACGCTGACCTCACCCCAGTTCCAGCAG GCCCTCGGCATGTTCAGTGCGGCCTTGGCCTCGGGGCAGCTGGGCCCCCTCATGTGCCAGTTTGGGCTGCCCGCGGAGGCTGTGGAGGCCGCCAACAAGGGTG
- the ADRM1 gene encoding proteasomal ubiquitin receptor ADRM1 isoform X1 has protein sequence MHRMTTSGALFPSLVPGSRGSSNKYLVEFRAGKMSLKGTTVTPDKRKGLVYIQQTDDSLIHFCWKDRTSGNVEDDLIIFPDDCEFKRVPQCPSGRVYVLKFKAGSKRLFFWMQEPKTDQDEEHCRKVNEYLNNPPMPGALGASGSGGHELSALGGEGGLQSLLGNMSHSQLMQLIGPAGLGGLGGLGALTGPGLASLLGSGGPPASSSSSSSRSQSAAVTPSSTTSSTRATPAPSAPAAASATSPSPAPSSGDGASTAASPAQPIQLSDLQSILATMSVPAGPGSGQQVDLASVLTPEIMAPILANADVQERLLPYLPSGESLPQTAEEIQNTLTSPQFQQALGMFSAALASGQLGPLMCQFGLPAEAVEAANKGDVEAFAKAMQNSASPEQQEGDGKDKKDEEEDMSLD, from the exons ATGCACAG GATGACGACTTCAGGAGCTCTGTTTCCAAGCCTGGTGCCAGGCTCCCGTGGGTCCTCCAACAAGTATTTGGTGGAGTTTCGGGCCGGAAAAATGTCATTAAAAGGAACTACCGTCACCCCAGATAAACGGAAAGGGCTTGTGTACATTCAGCAGACGGATGACTCCCTCATTCACTTTTGCTGGAAAGACAGGACATCGGGGAACGTGGAGGAT GATCTGATCATCTTCCCCGATGACTGTGAGTTCAAGCGCGTGCCACAGTGCCCCAGCGGGAGGGTCTACGTGCTCAAGTTTAAGGCAGGGTCCAAACGACTCTTCTTCTGGATGCAG GAGCCCAAGACGGACCAGGATGAGGAGCACTGCCGGAAGGTCAACGAGTATCTGAACAACCCGCCGATGCCCGGAGCCCTGGGGGCGAGTGGGAGCGGAGGCCATGAGCTGTCTGCGCTGGGCG GGGAGGGTGGCCTGCAGAGCCTGCTGGGGAAcatgagccacagccagctcatGCAGCTCATCGGACCTGCCGGCCTCGGAGGACTGG GTGGCCTGGGGGCCCTGACTGGGCCAGGCCTGGCCAGCTTACTGGGGAGCGGAGGGCCTCCGGCAAGCAGCTCTTCGTCCAG CTCCCGGAGCCAGTCAGCAGCGGTCACCCcgtcctccaccacctcctccacTCGCGCCACCCCAGCCCCTTCCGCTCCAGCAGCTGCCTCAGCGACCAGCCCGAGCCCCGCACCCAGCTCAGGTGACGGAGCCAGCACAGCAGCCAGCCCCGCCCAGCCCATCCAGCTCAGCGACCTGCAGAGCATCCTGGCCACCATGAGTGTGCCGGCCGGGCCGGGAAGCGGCCAGCAAG TTGACCTGGCCAGCGTGCTGACACCGGAGATCATGGCCCCCATCCTTGCCAACGCGGATGTCCAGGAGCGCCTGCTGCCGTACCTGCCATCAGGGGAGTCCCTGCCGCAAACCGCGGAGGAGATCCAGAACACGCTGACCTCACCCCAGTTCCAGCAG GCCCTCGGCATGTTCAGTGCGGCCTTGGCCTCGGGGCAGCTGGGCCCCCTCATGTGCCAGTTTGGGCTGCCCGCGGAGGCTGTGGAGGCCGCCAACAAGGGTG